In Dehalococcoidia bacterium, one DNA window encodes the following:
- the rpoC gene encoding DNA-directed RNA polymerase subunit beta' has product MLEVNDFNAVRIALASPEQIRSWSYGEVMKPETINYRTLKPEKDGLFCEKIFGPTKDFECYCGKYKRVRYKGIICDKCGVEVARSKVRRERMGHIELASPVSHIWFVKGTPSRLGLLLDVSPRSLERILYFAQHIITEVDEDAKRRAIERLQEELEREAEARERQHVDRIAEIELARDEAVEKLQRERDKGLAALDAQLAKSVDAVMKRAATLEKQLSGSMGKAAPRDIKLEDTVVIAKGDLITNESIEKLKEAVRDRVSALEGEAFEKKAELEQSTQTAIEEQHARAEAEIAPLRQKALEERDALTSEYQERIQALEEIRDPVLHDHITLKTDAQIRELQEKYGDFFSSGMGAEAVYRILQRLDLDRLRERMQQETQSSSGQRRKKAVKRLRVVEALRKSGNKPEWMIFTVLPVLPPDLRPMVQLDGGRFATSDLNDLYRRVINRNNRLKRLLDLGAPEIIIRNEKRMLQEAVDSLIDNGRRGRAVSGQGNHKLKSLSDMLKGKQGRFRQNLLGKRVDYSGRSVIVVGPDLKLHQCGLPKRMALELFKPFIMHALVDRNMAHNIKSAKRIVERARPEVWDVLDEVIKTRPVLLNRAPTLHRLGIQAFEPVLVEGSAIQIHPLVCAAFNADFDGDQMAVHVPLSREAVAEARQVMLSTHNLLLPSSGEPTVAPTLDIVLGCFYMTMIKPGVKGEYKEGVPPHGVYSSFEEAKLAYDLGLVDLQARVKVRDRRTNGEFVETSVGRIIFNEILPDELGFHNEEMDKRALKALVARCHKQLGGERTAQVVDEIKRIGFEYCTKSGTTIAINDIKTPEEKDRLLAEADARITEIEDQYDMGLITEQERYDASVAVWNETTEKIQEAIQKHLDRYGSVYLMATSGAKGNIAQIRQMAGMRGLMSDPSGRIIDLPIRSSFREGLSVLEYFISTHGARKGLADTALRTADSGYLTRRLIDVAQDVIILEEDCGTVAGVWLSEPSDKGVLESLRERIIGRWAAMDTADPRTGEIIVERNQEIDEEKAERIEAAGIERVYVRSPLTCQARQGLCRMCYGRNLGTGELVDQNAAVGIIAAQSIGEPGTQLTMRTFHTGGVAGVDITSGLPRVEELFEARVPKGHAIISEIDGVAEITHDGESRWVKVTSSEFYTDRYDLPDGAELMVEHGQWVDQGTVLARVPKPAEEAEKTEGEAETALVRVPPVSDITAHVAGHVSVEDGRLSVIYEEREEREYPVGAISRILVEDGEQVHAGQKLTDGPLNPQDVLRISGPEAVQLYLVEEVQKVYRSQGVNINDKHIEVIIRQMLRKVRVDTPGDTEFLPGELVDRFRYEEENGKVLAEGGEPATAVPVLLGVTKASLSTESFLAAASFQETTRVLTEAAISGMTDRLLGLKENVIIGKLIPARAKVELPPEPVREFFLPERGEYAELPVEGEEPEEDIGEALEALMREAYPGAGAPSATETAEDEEGILRSFIAEPEEEEETPFDEEEEEEEEEELD; this is encoded by the coding sequence GTGCTGGAAGTTAACGATTTTAATGCCGTCCGTATAGCTCTGGCCTCGCCGGAGCAGATCCGCTCGTGGTCGTACGGCGAGGTGATGAAGCCCGAGACGATCAATTACAGGACCCTGAAGCCGGAGAAGGACGGCCTCTTCTGCGAGAAGATCTTCGGTCCGACGAAAGACTTCGAGTGCTACTGCGGCAAGTACAAGCGCGTCCGCTACAAGGGCATCATCTGCGACAAGTGCGGCGTGGAGGTGGCGCGCAGCAAGGTGCGCCGCGAACGCATGGGTCACATCGAGCTGGCGTCGCCGGTGAGCCACATCTGGTTCGTCAAAGGCACGCCCAGCCGCCTGGGCCTGCTGCTCGACGTGTCGCCGCGCAGCCTGGAGCGCATCCTCTACTTCGCGCAGCACATCATCACCGAGGTCGACGAGGACGCCAAGCGGCGGGCCATCGAGCGGTTGCAGGAGGAGCTGGAGCGCGAGGCGGAGGCCCGCGAGCGCCAGCACGTCGACCGTATAGCGGAGATCGAACTCGCGCGCGACGAGGCGGTCGAAAAGTTGCAGCGCGAGCGGGACAAGGGCCTCGCCGCCCTCGACGCGCAGCTCGCGAAGAGCGTCGACGCTGTCATGAAACGGGCGGCCACGCTCGAGAAGCAGCTGAGCGGCTCTATGGGCAAGGCGGCGCCCAGAGACATCAAGCTCGAAGACACGGTCGTCATCGCCAAAGGAGACCTGATCACAAACGAGTCCATCGAGAAGCTCAAGGAGGCCGTGCGCGACCGAGTATCTGCCCTGGAAGGCGAGGCCTTCGAAAAGAAGGCTGAGCTTGAGCAGAGCACGCAGACGGCAATCGAAGAGCAGCATGCGCGCGCCGAAGCGGAGATCGCGCCGCTGCGCCAGAAGGCGCTGGAGGAGCGCGACGCGCTCACCTCCGAGTACCAGGAGCGCATTCAGGCCCTCGAGGAGATCAGGGACCCCGTCCTCCACGACCACATTACGCTGAAGACCGACGCCCAGATACGCGAGTTGCAGGAGAAGTACGGCGATTTCTTCTCCTCGGGGATGGGCGCGGAAGCGGTCTACCGCATCCTGCAGCGGCTCGACCTGGACAGGCTGCGCGAGCGGATGCAGCAGGAAACGCAGTCGAGCAGCGGGCAGCGGCGGAAGAAGGCCGTCAAGCGGCTGCGGGTGGTGGAGGCGCTGCGCAAGAGCGGCAACAAGCCGGAATGGATGATATTCACCGTCCTCCCTGTGCTGCCGCCCGACCTGCGTCCCATGGTGCAGCTCGACGGTGGGCGCTTCGCGACCAGCGACTTGAACGACCTTTACCGCCGCGTCATCAACCGCAACAACCGCCTTAAGCGGCTGCTGGACCTCGGCGCCCCGGAGATCATCATCCGCAACGAGAAACGGATGCTCCAGGAGGCCGTCGACTCCCTTATCGACAACGGCCGCAGAGGACGCGCCGTCTCCGGGCAGGGCAACCACAAGCTGAAGTCGCTCTCCGACATGCTTAAGGGCAAGCAGGGCCGCTTCCGCCAGAACCTGCTGGGCAAGCGCGTAGACTACTCCGGACGCTCGGTCATCGTCGTGGGGCCGGACCTCAAGCTCCACCAGTGCGGTCTGCCAAAGCGGATGGCGTTGGAGCTGTTCAAGCCGTTCATCATGCACGCCCTGGTCGACAGGAACATGGCGCACAATATCAAGAGCGCCAAGCGCATCGTCGAACGCGCCCGGCCGGAGGTCTGGGACGTGCTGGACGAGGTCATCAAGACGCGGCCCGTCCTGCTGAACCGCGCCCCGACGCTGCACCGTCTCGGCATTCAGGCGTTCGAGCCCGTGCTCGTGGAGGGAAGCGCCATCCAGATACACCCCCTCGTCTGCGCCGCCTTCAACGCCGATTTCGACGGCGACCAGATGGCGGTGCACGTGCCGCTTTCGCGGGAGGCGGTGGCGGAGGCGCGCCAGGTGATGCTTTCGACGCATAACCTGCTCCTGCCCAGCAGCGGCGAGCCGACGGTCGCCCCGACGCTGGACATCGTGCTCGGCTGCTTCTACATGACGATGATCAAGCCGGGCGTAAAGGGCGAATACAAAGAAGGCGTGCCGCCGCACGGCGTCTACAGCAGCTTTGAGGAGGCCAAGCTGGCGTACGATCTCGGCCTCGTAGACCTGCAGGCGCGGGTGAAGGTGCGCGACCGGCGCACGAACGGGGAGTTCGTCGAGACAAGCGTGGGACGGATCATCTTCAACGAGATCCTGCCCGACGAGTTGGGCTTCCACAACGAGGAGATGGACAAGCGGGCGCTGAAGGCGCTCGTCGCCCGCTGCCACAAGCAGCTCGGAGGCGAGCGGACCGCCCAGGTGGTGGACGAAATCAAGCGCATCGGCTTCGAGTACTGCACGAAATCGGGCACTACCATCGCCATCAACGACATCAAGACGCCGGAGGAGAAAGACCGGCTGCTGGCGGAAGCGGACGCCCGTATCACCGAGATCGAAGACCAGTACGATATGGGCCTCATCACCGAGCAAGAGCGTTACGACGCGTCGGTGGCGGTGTGGAACGAGACCACGGAGAAGATACAGGAGGCGATCCAGAAGCACCTCGACCGCTACGGCTCTGTCTACCTCATGGCCACCAGCGGCGCCAAGGGTAACATTGCCCAGATACGGCAGATGGCGGGCATGAGGGGCCTCATGAGCGATCCTTCGGGCCGCATCATCGACCTGCCGATCCGCAGCAGCTTCCGCGAGGGGCTGAGCGTGCTGGAGTACTTCATCTCCACGCACGGCGCCCGCAAGGGCCTCGCCGACACCGCGCTGCGCACGGCCGACAGCGGTTACCTGACGCGGCGTCTCATCGACGTGGCGCAGGACGTCATCATCCTCGAAGAGGACTGCGGCACGGTGGCCGGCGTATGGCTATCCGAGCCGTCGGACAAGGGCGTGCTCGAATCGCTGCGTGAGCGCATCATCGGCCGCTGGGCAGCCATGGACACGGCCGACCCCAGGACAGGCGAGATAATCGTCGAGAGGAACCAGGAGATCGACGAGGAGAAGGCGGAGCGCATAGAAGCGGCGGGGATCGAGCGCGTATACGTGCGGTCGCCGCTGACCTGCCAGGCGCGGCAGGGGCTCTGCCGGATGTGCTACGGCCGCAACCTCGGCACGGGTGAGCTCGTCGACCAGAACGCGGCTGTGGGCATCATCGCCGCCCAGAGCATCGGCGAGCCGGGGACGCAGCTCACGATGAGGACGTTCCACACCGGCGGCGTTGCCGGGGTCGACATCACCAGCGGCCTCCCGCGTGTCGAAGAGCTGTTTGAGGCGCGCGTCCCTAAGGGTCACGCCATCATCTCAGAGATCGACGGCGTGGCCGAGATCACGCACGACGGGGAGTCGCGGTGGGTCAAAGTGACAAGCTCGGAGTTCTACACTGACCGGTACGACCTGCCGGATGGCGCCGAGCTTATGGTCGAGCACGGCCAGTGGGTCGATCAGGGGACGGTCCTGGCGCGCGTGCCTAAACCCGCCGAGGAGGCGGAAAAGACGGAAGGCGAAGCGGAGACGGCCCTGGTGCGGGTGCCGCCGGTCAGCGATATCACGGCCCACGTCGCCGGGCACGTGAGCGTGGAAGACGGCCGCCTGTCAGTCATCTACGAGGAGAGGGAAGAACGCGAGTACCCCGTGGGCGCGATCTCCCGCATTCTCGTCGAGGACGGCGAGCAGGTGCACGCCGGCCAGAAACTGACGGATGGGCCGCTGAACCCGCAGGACGTGCTGCGCATCAGCGGACCGGAAGCGGTGCAACTCTACCTCGTGGAAGAGGTGCAGAAAGTCTACCGGTCGCAGGGCGTGAACATCAACGACAAGCACATCGAGGTGATAATCCGCCAGATGCTGCGCAAGGTCAGGGTCGACACGCCGGGCGACACGGAGTTCCTCCCCGGCGAGCTGGTCGATCGCTTCCGCTATGAGGAAGAGAACGGCAAGGTTCTCGCGGAGGGCGGCGAGCCGGCGACGGCCGTGCCCGTTCTGCTGGGGGTCACCAAGGCCTCCCTGAGCACGGAAAGCTTCCTCGCCGCGGCCTCCTTCCAGGAGACCACGCGCGTCCTCACCGAGGCGGCGATAAGCGGCATGACCGATAGACTGCTCGGCCTCAAGGAGAACGTGATAATCGGCAAGCTGATACCGGCGCGGGCCAAGGTGGAACTGCCGCCGGAACCGGTGCGCGAGTTCTTCCTGCCGGAGCGCGGCGAGTACGCGGAACTGCCTGTGGAAGGGGAGGAGCCGGAGGAAGACATCGGCGAAGCACTCGAGGCGCTCATGCGCGAGGCCTATCCCGGGGCGGGAGCCCCCTCCGCGACGGAGACCGCCGAGGACGAGGAGGGGATCCTTCGCAGCTTCATCGCCGAGCCCGAGGAGGAAGAGGAAACACCTTTCGACGAAGAGGAAGAAGAAGAGGAAGAGGAGGAGCTGGACTAG
- a CDS encoding DNA-directed RNA polymerase subunit beta, with translation MTISRDIVRAGAMLPYVEKNYARISHVLDMPNLIQVQLDSFSWFQREGLRELFDEISPIQDFTGTRMELTFGDYEFGEPKYSEQECRERDMTYSAPLKVWVSLTVKETGEVKEQQLFMGDFPLMTAHGTFIINGAERVVVSQLVRSPGAYFTLESDPASGRELAYAKLIPNRGAWLEFEVSSKDVISVKVDRKRKIPVTTLLRAIDSEDGVTDESQLGTDERILAQFADVDNHPDHRYIAATIERESADNKASALLDFYKRLRPGDPPTAENARGLVNSLFFNPRRYDLGRVGRYKVNKRLGLKVPEETRTLLPEDLKAIVAELIRMTNGLGHSDDIDHLGNRRVRAVGELIQNQFRIGLLRMERVVRERMTITDPDQATPSALVNIRPIVAAMKEFFGGSQLSQFMDQTNPLAELTHKRRLSALGPGGLSRDRAGFDVRDVHYSHYGRICPIETPEGPNIGLIGSLATYSIINEYGFIETPYRKVVKELPSDSPALVGRIAREPVTSRSGRVIVEAGSRITPQVAAQLKKLAPRMIAVRPFVSNEIVYLSADEEERYVVAQANALLDEDNHLIENRVEVRIEDRFHMEPPERVQFMDVSPKQVLSVATSLIPFLEHDDAPRALMGSNMQRQAVPLLLPEAPLVATGMERQTAQDSGQVITADGDGVVESVSAKEIVVRYDSGVERQYSLLKFVRSNQGTCISQRPIVERGQRVTAGQPLADSSSTAGGELALGQSVLCAFMSWEGYNFEDAIVISERIVQEDKFTSIHIEKHEVEARDTKLGPEEITRDIPNVGEESLRNLDEDGIIIVGAEVGPGDILVGKITPKGETELTAEEKLLRAIFGDKARDVKDTSLRVPHGEKGKVIDVKVFSREDHDELPAGVSKLVRVAIAQRRKIMEGDKMAGRHGNKGVIARILPVEDMPYLADGTPVDLILNPVGVPSRMNVGQVLETHLGWAARNLGFRAITPVFDGANDRTIEDALARTWLAIKAGAVIPDSDVDENHNPYGSKIELSKLEEWLAERGYNAREILDDNVVGAAKRACLELWLEEMGKKNVRGRPLDELSVKAETVFREKGTPPPLFGMQTLYDGRTGEPFNQPVTVGYIYMMKLVHLVEDKIHARSTGPYSLITQQPLGGKAQFGGQRFGEMEVWALEAYGAAHILQEMLTVKSDDVVGRVKTYESIVKGENVLEPGVPESFKVLVKELQSLGLAVEVLNEDEERVTFVEEPADVPELGINLQGFEGEDLLSAGS, from the coding sequence ATGACAATTTCCAGGGACATTGTCCGTGCTGGTGCTATGCTCCCGTACGTTGAGAAGAACTACGCCAGGATTTCCCACGTCCTCGATATGCCCAACCTGATCCAGGTGCAGCTCGACTCTTTCAGCTGGTTCCAAAGAGAGGGTCTGCGCGAGCTCTTCGACGAGATCTCGCCAATCCAGGACTTCACCGGCACCCGCATGGAGCTCACGTTCGGCGACTACGAGTTCGGAGAGCCCAAGTACTCCGAACAGGAATGCCGCGAGCGCGACATGACCTACTCCGCCCCGCTGAAGGTCTGGGTGTCGCTCACCGTCAAGGAGACGGGCGAAGTGAAAGAGCAGCAGCTCTTCATGGGCGACTTCCCCCTGATGACGGCACACGGCACGTTCATCATCAACGGCGCGGAGCGCGTCGTCGTCTCGCAGCTCGTGCGCTCCCCGGGGGCGTACTTCACGCTCGAGAGTGATCCTGCCAGCGGCCGCGAACTCGCTTATGCCAAGCTCATACCCAACCGCGGCGCCTGGCTTGAATTCGAGGTCAGCAGCAAGGACGTCATCTCCGTCAAGGTGGACCGCAAGCGAAAGATACCCGTCACCACCCTGCTGCGCGCCATCGACAGCGAGGACGGCGTCACTGACGAAAGCCAGCTTGGCACGGACGAGCGCATCCTCGCCCAGTTCGCCGACGTCGACAACCACCCCGACCACCGCTACATCGCCGCGACGATTGAACGCGAGTCTGCGGACAACAAAGCCTCGGCGCTGCTGGACTTCTACAAGCGGCTGCGCCCCGGCGACCCGCCCACGGCGGAAAACGCGCGCGGCCTCGTCAATTCCCTGTTCTTCAACCCGCGCCGCTACGACCTCGGGCGCGTGGGCCGCTACAAAGTGAACAAGCGGCTCGGTCTCAAAGTGCCCGAAGAGACGCGCACCCTGCTCCCCGAAGACCTCAAAGCGATCGTCGCCGAGCTCATCCGCATGACGAACGGTCTCGGCCACTCCGACGACATCGACCACCTGGGGAACCGGCGTGTGCGCGCCGTCGGCGAGCTCATCCAGAACCAGTTCCGCATCGGCCTGCTGCGCATGGAGCGCGTGGTGCGCGAGCGCATGACAATCACCGACCCCGACCAGGCGACGCCGAGCGCCCTCGTCAACATCCGCCCCATCGTGGCGGCGATGAAGGAGTTCTTCGGCGGCTCCCAGCTGTCGCAGTTCATGGACCAGACAAACCCGCTGGCGGAGCTGACGCACAAGCGCCGGCTTTCCGCCCTTGGCCCTGGTGGCCTCTCCCGCGACCGCGCCGGCTTCGACGTGCGCGACGTCCACTACAGCCACTACGGGCGCATCTGCCCCATTGAGACGCCGGAAGGCCCCAACATCGGCCTCATCGGCAGCCTGGCCACCTACTCCATCATCAACGAGTACGGCTTCATCGAGACGCCTTACCGTAAAGTGGTGAAGGAACTGCCATCCGATTCGCCGGCGCTGGTGGGACGCATCGCTCGTGAGCCCGTCACCTCCAGGTCCGGGAGGGTGATTGTAGAGGCCGGCAGCAGGATAACGCCCCAGGTGGCGGCGCAGCTCAAGAAGCTGGCGCCGCGTATGATCGCCGTGCGCCCGTTCGTCTCGAACGAGATCGTGTACCTGTCCGCGGACGAAGAGGAGCGGTACGTGGTCGCGCAGGCGAACGCGCTCCTGGATGAGGACAACCACCTCATCGAGAACAGGGTAGAGGTGCGCATCGAGGACCGCTTCCACATGGAGCCGCCGGAGCGCGTGCAGTTCATGGACGTGTCTCCCAAGCAGGTGCTCAGCGTGGCCACCTCGCTGATACCGTTCCTGGAGCACGACGATGCGCCGCGCGCCCTCATGGGCTCCAACATGCAGCGCCAGGCCGTGCCCCTGCTCCTCCCCGAAGCGCCCCTCGTGGCGACGGGCATGGAGCGTCAGACGGCGCAGGACTCCGGACAGGTGATAACCGCCGACGGCGACGGCGTCGTCGAGTCGGTGAGCGCCAAGGAGATCGTCGTCCGCTACGACAGCGGCGTCGAACGGCAATATTCGCTGCTGAAGTTCGTGCGCTCCAACCAGGGGACCTGCATCAGCCAGCGGCCGATCGTCGAAAGGGGACAGCGGGTGACCGCGGGACAGCCCCTCGCCGACAGCTCATCGACGGCCGGCGGCGAGCTGGCGCTGGGCCAGAGCGTGCTCTGCGCCTTCATGAGCTGGGAAGGCTACAACTTTGAAGACGCCATCGTTATCTCCGAGCGGATAGTGCAGGAGGACAAGTTCACCTCCATCCACATCGAGAAGCACGAGGTGGAGGCCCGCGACACGAAGCTCGGCCCGGAAGAGATAACGCGCGACATTCCCAACGTGGGAGAAGAAAGCCTGCGCAATCTCGACGAAGACGGCATTATCATCGTCGGCGCCGAAGTCGGCCCCGGCGACATCCTTGTGGGCAAGATCACCCCCAAGGGGGAGACGGAGCTGACCGCCGAAGAAAAACTGCTGCGGGCGATCTTCGGCGATAAGGCGCGCGACGTGAAAGACACTTCGCTGCGCGTGCCACACGGCGAGAAGGGCAAGGTAATAGACGTCAAAGTCTTCTCAAGGGAAGACCACGACGAGCTGCCCGCCGGTGTCAGCAAGCTGGTGCGGGTGGCCATCGCCCAGCGTCGCAAGATCATGGAGGGCGACAAGATGGCGGGCCGCCACGGCAACAAAGGCGTCATCGCCCGCATCCTGCCGGTGGAAGACATGCCCTACCTCGCAGACGGCACGCCTGTCGACCTCATACTGAACCCTGTCGGAGTGCCCAGCCGCATGAACGTGGGGCAGGTGCTCGAGACCCACCTGGGTTGGGCTGCCCGGAACCTCGGGTTCCGCGCCATCACACCGGTATTCGATGGCGCCAACGACCGCACGATTGAGGACGCCCTGGCGCGCACGTGGCTCGCCATCAAGGCGGGCGCCGTCATCCCCGACTCGGACGTCGACGAAAACCACAACCCGTACGGCAGCAAGATCGAACTGTCGAAGCTGGAAGAGTGGCTGGCGGAGCGCGGCTACAACGCCCGCGAGATCCTCGACGACAACGTGGTCGGGGCGGCCAAGCGCGCCTGTCTCGAACTGTGGCTGGAGGAGATGGGCAAGAAGAACGTGCGGGGCCGCCCGCTGGACGAACTGAGCGTGAAGGCGGAGACCGTGTTCCGCGAGAAGGGGACACCGCCGCCGCTCTTCGGCATGCAGACCCTTTACGACGGCCGCACCGGCGAGCCGTTCAACCAGCCGGTGACCGTCGGCTACATCTACATGATGAAACTGGTGCACCTGGTGGAGGACAAGATCCACGCCCGGTCCACCGGTCCATACTCGCTGATCACGCAGCAGCCGCTGGGCGGCAAGGCCCAGTTCGGCGGGCAGCGCTTCGGCGAAATGGAGGTGTGGGCGCTCGAAGCTTACGGCGCCGCGCACATACTGCAGGAGATGCTCACCGTCAAGAGCGACGACGTAGTGGGCCGCGTGAAGACCTATGAGTCCATCGTCAAGGGCGAGAACGTGCTGGAGCCGGGCGTCCCCGAATCCTTCAAAGTGCTCGTGAAGGAGCTCCAGAGCCTGGGCCTGGCGGTGGAAGTGCTCAACGAGGACGAAGAAAGAGTAACCTTCGTGGAAGAACCGGCAGATGTTCCCGAGCTGGGGATCAACTTGCAGGGATTCGAAGGGGAGGATTTGCTAAGTGCTGGAAGTTAA
- the cobO gene encoding cob(I)yrinic acid a,c-diamide adenosyltransferase produces the protein MSPAERSLFIVFTGHGKGKTTAALGVLLRAWGHGLRVAMISFVKAKSGNWGEQKAARKMGVEVIASGRGFTWLSKDLQEDKTLAEDGWRLAQERISSGLYDAVILDELTYPLSYGWLPLPEVIDFLVNRPRGVSIIVTGRDAPQPLIDAADLVTEMREVKHPFEAGVKALPGIDF, from the coding sequence GTGAGTCCTGCCGAACGATCACTTTTCATCGTGTTCACCGGCCACGGCAAAGGAAAGACGACGGCGGCGCTGGGCGTGCTCCTGCGCGCCTGGGGACACGGTCTGCGCGTGGCCATGATATCCTTCGTTAAGGCAAAGTCCGGCAACTGGGGCGAACAGAAGGCGGCGCGCAAGATGGGTGTGGAGGTCATCGCCAGCGGGCGCGGCTTCACCTGGTTGTCGAAGGACTTGCAGGAAGACAAGACGCTCGCCGAAGACGGCTGGCGGCTGGCACAGGAAAGAATATCTTCCGGTCTGTACGACGCCGTCATCCTCGACGAGCTCACGTACCCGCTGTCCTACGGCTGGCTGCCCCTGCCGGAAGTGATTGACTTCCTGGTCAACCGACCGAGAGGCGTTAGTATTATCGTCACCGGTCGCGACGCGCCGCAGCCCCTTATCGATGCCGCCGACCTCGTCACCGAAATGCGGGAGGTGAAGCATCCGTTCGAGGCGGGCGTTAAGGCGTTGCCCGGCATCGACTTCTGA
- a CDS encoding rhomboid family intramembrane serine protease, translated as MIPVGDSVRSRTFPYVNLAIIALNFLVFFYEVALPEMSRNEFLCDWGAIPREIRDYVAPPPEPELAIGPCGLYTSDAGAGVLLRPFTAMFMHAGWLHILSNMLFLWIFGDNVEDSLGHVKYLLFYLLAGLGAAAAHTLLNLNDLLPAVGASGAIAGVMGAYLVLYPRANIAVLIPWLIMLGAFYVPAVFLIGLWFLLQLFSGVAAIGTATGGTGGVAWWAHVGGFVTGMLLVTLFNPRRRGYYQPPPRRRRDFWDEDDEDFFRGL; from the coding sequence ATGATACCCGTCGGCGATTCCGTCAGGTCGCGCACTTTTCCCTACGTGAACCTCGCTATCATCGCGCTCAACTTCCTCGTCTTTTTCTATGAGGTCGCTCTCCCCGAGATGAGCCGGAACGAGTTCCTCTGCGACTGGGGCGCTATTCCGCGCGAGATCCGCGATTACGTTGCGCCGCCGCCCGAGCCGGAGCTGGCGATCGGGCCGTGCGGCCTGTACACTTCCGACGCCGGCGCGGGGGTGCTGTTGCGTCCGTTTACCGCCATGTTCATGCACGCCGGCTGGCTGCACATACTCAGCAACATGCTCTTCCTCTGGATCTTCGGCGACAACGTGGAAGATTCCCTTGGCCACGTGAAGTATCTCCTCTTCTACCTTCTTGCCGGGCTCGGCGCCGCCGCCGCTCACACGCTCCTTAACCTGAACGATCTGTTACCCGCGGTCGGCGCGAGCGGCGCCATCGCAGGGGTGATGGGGGCCTACCTGGTGCTCTATCCCAGGGCAAACATCGCCGTGCTCATACCCTGGCTGATAATGCTGGGCGCTTTCTACGTGCCCGCCGTGTTCCTGATCGGGCTTTGGTTCCTGCTGCAATTGTTCAGCGGCGTGGCCGCTATCGGCACGGCGACGGGTGGCACCGGGGGCGTCGCGTGGTGGGCGCATGTGGGCGGCTTCGTGACGGGGATGCTGCTAGTCACTCTTTTCAACCCGCGGAGACGCGGCTATTATCAGCCGCCGCCGCGTCGACGACGCGATTTCTGGGATGAAGACGACGAAGATTTCTTTCGCGGCCTCTAG
- a CDS encoding trypsin-like peptidase domain-containing protein, whose product MRKSIWLTNFLIVVVVALAVALTVTVIVGCESDSGAQQQEEETPAPTQVATPEDGDGGDGQPAGDPVQIYERLRPSVVQIVTTGARGIFGATEGLGSGFMIDEEGNILTNYHVIANAARIQVTLADGTTAEAEVVGTDPGNDIALIRAGIPSDLIRPAPLGDSDAVVIGEPVLAIGNPFGLEGTVTQGIISGRDRTLSQTGQRPIRELLQTDAAINPGNSGGPLVNFEGEVIGINTAIENPTGENVFIGIGFAIPINTAQRFLPQLRAGERVTHPRLGIAGRTVTPGLAETLDLSVDRGVYVVEVDPGGAAAQAGVRGASGAVPSDPLAAPPGGDIIVRIDDTEVDTFEELAGYIESKNVGDTVTLHVVRDGEELTLQARLQEWELP is encoded by the coding sequence ATGAGAAAGAGCATCTGGCTGACTAATTTTCTTATCGTCGTGGTGGTGGCCCTGGCGGTGGCCCTCACGGTCACCGTCATCGTGGGCTGCGAGTCGGACTCAGGGGCGCAGCAGCAGGAGGAGGAGACGCCGGCCCCCACACAGGTGGCCACGCCGGAAGATGGCGACGGCGGCGACGGACAGCCCGCGGGCGACCCGGTTCAGATCTACGAGAGGTTGCGTCCATCCGTCGTCCAGATAGTCACTACCGGCGCGCGCGGCATCTTCGGCGCCACCGAGGGTCTGGGCTCCGGGTTCATGATCGATGAGGAGGGGAACATCCTCACGAATTACCACGTCATCGCGAACGCCGCACGCATACAGGTAACGCTGGCCGACGGCACGACCGCTGAGGCGGAAGTGGTAGGGACTGATCCCGGCAATGACATCGCGCTGATCCGCGCGGGCATTCCAAGCGACCTGATCAGGCCGGCGCCGCTGGGCGATTCCGATGCCGTGGTTATCGGCGAGCCTGTGCTCGCAATCGGCAACCCCTTCGGGCTGGAGGGCACCGTGACGCAGGGGATAATCAGCGGCCGCGACCGCACGCTCAGCCAGACGGGGCAGCGTCCGATCCGGGAGCTTCTCCAGACCGACGCCGCAATCAATCCCGGCAACTCGGGTGGTCCGCTCGTCAATTTCGAAGGGGAAGTGATCGGCATAAACACGGCGATCGAGAACCCGACGGGAGAGAACGTGTTCATCGGCATCGGTTTCGCCATACCCATAAACACCGCGCAACGTTTCCTACCGCAGCTCCGCGCCGGCGAGAGGGTCACGCATCCGCGCCTGGGCATCGCCGGACGCACGGTGACGCCGGGCCTCGCCGAGACGCTCGATCTGTCCGTCGATAGGGGCGTCTACGTTGTGGAGGTGGACCCGGGCGGCGCGGCGGCGCAGGCCGGCGTACGGGGCGCGAGCGGGGCGGTCCCCTCCGATCCTCTCGCGGCTCCGCCGGGCGGCGACATCATCGTCCGCATCGACGACACTGAGGTGGACACGTTCGAGGAGCTCGCCGGCTACATTGAGTCGAAGAACGTGGGGGACACTGTTACGCTGCACGTGGTGCGGGACGGCGAGGAACTGACGCTGCAGGCGCGGCTGCAGGAGTGGGAGCTGCCGTAG